Proteins found in one Miscanthus floridulus cultivar M001 chromosome 4, ASM1932011v1, whole genome shotgun sequence genomic segment:
- the LOC136552859 gene encoding E3 ubiquitin-protein ligase DIS1-like: MASITYIDDSHAEVIDPPKTEEMLDVTELVGDHIQHSPKPNVASYGNVRELLECPVCLSAMYPPIHQCSNGHTLCSGCKPRVHNRCPTCRHELGNIRCLALEKVAASLELPCKYQNLGCLGIYPYYCKLKHESQCQYRPYTCPYAGSECTVAGDIPYLVNHLKDDHKVDMHNGSTFNHRYVKSNPHEVDNATWMLTVFSCFGQYFCLHFEAFQLGMAPVYIAFLRFMGDDAEAKNYSYSLEVGGNGRKMTWQGVPRSIRDSHRKVRDSYDGLIIQRNMALFFSGGDRKELKLRVTGRIWKEQ, encoded by the exons ATGGCATCAATTACTTATATTGATGATAGCCATGCTGAGGTTATTGATCCTCCAAAGACTGAGGAAATGCTGGATGTCACTGAacttgttggtgatcatattcagcattcaccaaaaccaaatgtGGCAAGCTATGGCAACGTGCGTGAGCTACTGGAATGCCCTGTGTGCTTGAGTGCCATGTATCCTCCAATTCATCAG TGCTCCAACGGACATACTCTGTGTTCTGGATGCAAGCCAAGGGTTCATAATCGCTGCCCAACATGCAGGCATGAACTTGGTAAcataagatgtcttgctctggaaAAGGTGGCTGCATCACTAGAGCTTCCATGCAAGTACCAGAACTTAGGGTGCTTGGGCATATACCCTTACTATTGCAAGCTGAAACATGAATCGCAGTGCCAATACAGACCCTATACTTGTCCATATGCTGGATCCGAATGCACGGTTGCTGGTGATATTCCATATCTAGTAAATCACTTGAAAGATGACCATAAGGTTGACATGCACAATGGAAGCACCTTCAATCATCGTTATGTCAAGTCAAATCCTCATGAAGTTGATAATGCTACCTGGATGCTCACG GTTTTCAGCTGCTTCGGCCAGTACTTCTGCCTGCACTTCGAGGCTTTCCAGCTGGGCATGGCGCCCGTGTACATCGCCTTCCTCCGTTTCATGGGCGACGACGCCGAGGCCAAGAACTACAGCTACAGCCTGGAGGTTGGAGGGAACGGGCGCAAGATGACATGGCAGGGCGTGCCTCGGAGCATCAGGGACAGTCACCGGAAGGTCCGGGACAGCTACGACGGGCTCATCATCCAGCGCAACATGGCACTCTTCTTCTCGGGCGGCGACAGGAAGGAGCTCAAGCTGCGGGTCACCGGGAGGATCTGGAAGGAGCAGTGA
- the LOC136552858 gene encoding F-box protein SKIP5-like, with protein sequence MAKRRRHALAPVVEELISPVNSLDDGCLMHIFSFLSPIPDRYNTALVCHRWCFLACHPRLWLRVERPIRDVMEPGVYPNLEAAVSAARPGDTILIAAGGSHVACNIQIKKPICIIGGGDLPDDTVLTCSRGVDNALEFLSTCKIANLTIRAELGCCLLHRSGKLTIQECLLQCEQNPLDYLSFPIISTAIEYNSFPSLKEQGHGVTVVRTRIEGGAKAIRTNGTLALQRVRAIYSRSSVFFWFEVGEK encoded by the exons ATGGCAAAGCGCCGTCGCCACGCGTTGGCGCCGGTGGTGGAGGAGCTGATCTCGCCGGTGAACAGCCTGGACGACGGCTGCCTCATGCACATCTTCAGCTTCCTTAGCCCAATCCCAG ATAGGTATAACACCGCCCTCGTTTGCCACAGAtggtgcttccttgcatgccaccCTCGACTATGGCTGCGTGTTGAGAGGCCAATCAGAGATGTGATGGAGCCTGGAGTTTATCCAAATCTTGAGGCTGCTGTTTCTGCTGCTAG GCCCGGTGACACCATTCTTATTGCGGCTGGTGGTTCCCATGTTGCGTGTAACATCCAAATAAAGAAGCCTATTTGCATA ATTGGTGGGGGTGATCTTCCTGATGACACTGTATTAACCTGCTCACGTGGCGTCGACAA TGCATTGGAGTTCCTGTCAACATGCAAGATTGCAAATTTGACTATTAGAGCAGAACTTGGATGCTGCTTGCTGCATCGAAGCGGTAAATTGACTATTCAGGAGTGTTTGCTGCAGTGTGAGCAAAACCCTCTGGACTATCTGTCCTTCCCAATAATCAGCACAGCGATAGAGTACAATTCATTTCCATCCCTCAAGGAGCAAGGGCATGGTGTAACTGTTGTTCGCACCCGGATTGAAGGGGGTGCGAAGGCCATCAGGACGAACGGAACACTCGCGCTGCAGCGTGTGCGGGCCATCTATTCCCGTAGCTCTGTTTTCTTCTGGTTCGAAGTAGGAGAAAAGTAG
- the LOC136552860 gene encoding uncharacterized protein At5g39865-like: MEDCGGGKKPFQLTRSLTYHHHQGHRPAASAARWRRQQLADEPRAQRPQAVVLYTTSLRGVRRTFADCAAVRAILRGFRVAVDERDVSMDAALRRELQALLAARGRAFALPQLFIGGRLVGGADEVRQLNETGQLRRLLDGAAGQDPAFVCDACGGVRFVPCTGCGGGRKVFVEEEDRVVRCGECNENGLVRCANCCS, encoded by the coding sequence ATGGAGGATTGCGGCGGCGGCAAGAAGCCGTTCCAGCTGACGCGGTCGCTGACGTACCACCACCACCAGGGGCACCggccggcggcgtcggcggccaggtggcggcggcagcagctcGCGGACGAGCCGCGCGCGCAGCGGCCGCAGGCGGTGGTGCTGTACACGACGTCGCTGCGCGGGGTGCGGCGCACGTTCGCGGACTGCGCCGCGGTGCGCGCCATCCTGCGCGGCTTCCGCGTCGCCGTGGACGAGCGGGACGTGTCCATGGACGCCGCGCTCCGCCGGGAGCTCCAGGCGCTGCTGGCCGCGCGGGGACGCGCCTTCGCGCTCCCGCAGCTGTTCATCGGCGGCCGCCTCGTCGGCGGCGCGGACGAGGTGCGGCAGCTCAACGAGACCGGCCAGCTCCGCCGGCTCCTCGACGGCGCGGCCGGGCAGGACCCGGCCTTCGTCTGCGACGCCTGCGGTGGCGTCCGGTTCGTCCCCTGcaccggctgcggcggcggccgcaAGGTGTTCGTCGAGGAGGAGGACCGCGTCGTCCGCTGCGGCGAGTGCAACGAGAACGGATTGGTACGCTGCGCTAACTGCTGTTCTTGA